One region of Aminobacterium colombiense DSM 12261 genomic DNA includes:
- a CDS encoding pseudouridine synthase translates to MAIRLNKYLASCGLASRRKVEEFVLSGRVALNGRVVRDLSTTVEETDTVTLDGKEVSPESRVYIVMNKPQGVVCAVEDRFDMTVIDVLPPAYSKFRLFPVGRLDKESEGLLVLTNDGDFAHFLMHPSSNIKRDYEVLLNEELTVEKMKLWLKGFEIEGGFVRPLSVQPLCRPPYGRWVTVSITEGQKREVRLMAEHLGYKVMVLIRRRIGRMELRNLNKGQTVKLSQDELLKKIERGGIV, encoded by the coding sequence ATGGCAATTAGATTGAACAAGTATCTTGCTTCATGCGGCCTTGCATCCCGCAGAAAGGTAGAAGAGTTTGTCTTATCAGGCCGCGTAGCCTTGAATGGAAGGGTTGTCCGCGATCTCTCTACCACAGTAGAAGAAACGGACACAGTAACCCTTGACGGAAAAGAAGTATCTCCGGAGAGCAGGGTCTACATAGTAATGAATAAACCTCAGGGGGTCGTTTGTGCGGTGGAAGACCGCTTTGACATGACAGTGATCGATGTTCTCCCCCCCGCCTACTCAAAGTTTCGTCTTTTTCCGGTAGGGCGTCTTGATAAAGAAAGCGAAGGATTGCTCGTCTTAACGAACGACGGGGATTTCGCTCACTTTCTTATGCACCCTTCGTCAAATATAAAAAGAGATTACGAGGTACTGTTAAACGAAGAGTTGACGGTAGAAAAAATGAAGTTGTGGCTTAAGGGCTTTGAAATAGAAGGGGGATTTGTACGCCCCCTTTCCGTCCAACCACTTTGCAGACCACCTTATGGCCGATGGGTCACAGTATCGATCACTGAGGGTCAGAAAAGAGAGGTTCGTTTAATGGCTGAGCATCTAGGGTATAAGGTAATGGTGCTTATTCGGCGTAGAATTGGTAGAATGGAGTTGCGAAATCTTAATAAAGGACAAACTGTAAAGCTTTCTCAAGACGAACTTTTAAAGAAAATAGAGCGTGGCGGTATCGTCTAA
- the scpB gene encoding SMC-Scp complex subunit ScpB, whose protein sequence is MLSSLAKHVEVLLFVAVTPVSEKELSMHLDESLEAVCSALGELSDHYAQDHGITLRKVAEGWELCTDPEFAETVAIFRETALRQKVRLSRAAVESLAVIAYNQPVTRAEIEEIRGVRCERVLETLLSHGLIRIAGRRRGTGSPLLYRTTETFLEHFGLESIAELPTLEEVEEYSVEESEH, encoded by the coding sequence ATGTTATCATCTCTAGCCAAACACGTTGAGGTTCTCCTTTTTGTCGCTGTTACACCTGTGTCGGAGAAGGAACTGTCTATGCATTTGGATGAATCTCTGGAAGCTGTATGCTCAGCGTTAGGAGAGCTTTCAGACCATTATGCCCAGGATCATGGAATTACCCTGCGAAAAGTGGCAGAGGGTTGGGAACTATGCACAGACCCTGAGTTTGCCGAAACCGTGGCTATTTTCAGAGAAACGGCATTACGTCAAAAAGTGCGGTTAAGCCGCGCAGCTGTTGAAAGTCTTGCTGTAATAGCCTATAACCAGCCAGTTACGAGGGCGGAAATTGAAGAAATCAGAGGGGTCAGGTGTGAACGGGTACTTGAAACCCTTCTTTCCCATGGCCTTATACGTATTGCGGGGCGAAGGCGAGGGACAGGATCTCCCTTGCTTTACAGGACTACCGAAACTTTTCTTGAACATTTTGGTCTTGAGTCAATAGCGGAACTTCCCACTCTCGAAGAAGTGGAAGAATACAGTGTGGAGGAGAGCGAACACTAA
- a CDS encoding segregation and condensation protein A yields the protein MEKGTFPLQVEIEGFSGPLDLLCYLVESRQFEATQIKVSDLVNIYGAYLSHSKKVSIYVVAEFLSLAAGLVLEKIMALLPGQHKTDGEESSPPEDPISEEELLGHLLRYRPYREAAFRLIEKKEEQDNLFKRAAAVEEVPSYDLGDLYSLSHLWWQLIAAHSRKEPMSNIEKQSIGNWRGIPAAVPEEIQIDRKIEELRAYLEDHSSLSLSHVLKGTSTRSVLVVTILALLEMARTGLISITQKELFGDVIISSQTR from the coding sequence GTGGAAAAAGGGACCTTCCCCCTCCAGGTGGAGATAGAGGGATTTTCAGGGCCTTTAGATCTTCTTTGTTATCTCGTAGAGAGTCGCCAGTTTGAAGCCACTCAGATAAAGGTTTCAGACCTGGTTAATATTTACGGGGCCTATCTGTCCCATTCTAAAAAGGTGTCTATATATGTGGTGGCAGAGTTTCTTTCCCTTGCAGCAGGGCTGGTTCTTGAAAAGATTATGGCGCTATTGCCTGGTCAGCATAAGACTGATGGGGAAGAAAGCTCCCCTCCCGAAGATCCTATTTCTGAAGAAGAATTGTTGGGGCACCTTTTGCGGTACAGACCCTATCGTGAGGCAGCTTTTCGCCTTATAGAAAAAAAAGAGGAGCAGGACAATCTCTTTAAGAGAGCAGCTGCTGTTGAGGAAGTCCCATCTTACGACCTGGGAGATCTTTACAGTTTAAGCCATCTCTGGTGGCAGCTGATCGCTGCCCATAGCAGAAAAGAGCCAATGTCGAATATAGAAAAACAATCCATTGGAAACTGGCGGGGAATTCCTGCGGCAGTGCCTGAAGAAATACAAATCGACAGAAAAATAGAAGAGCTCAGGGCGTATTTAGAAGATCATTCCTCTTTATCCCTTTCTCACGTTCTCAAAGGGACTTCCACTCGTTCTGTTCTTGTGGTTACGATCCTGGCTCTTCTGGAAATGGCTAGGACTGGACTCATATCCATTACACAAAAGGAGTTGTTTGGAGATGTTATCATCTCTAGCCAAACACGTTGA
- the trpS gene encoding tryptophan--tRNA ligase produces the protein MAKRVFSGMRPTGKLHLGHLAGALTNWVRLQNEYECLYCIVDWHALMSDYADSSRIRKNCKEVLLDWLAAGLDPEKSTIFVQSHVPQHAELHLALSMITPLGWLQRNPTYKEQILNIQNKDLGTYAFLGYPVLMASDILLYKAEMVPVGEDQSAHLEISRELARRFNNFYGEILPEPQMLLTPTPKVPGTDGRKMSKSYGNSIDIADSPEEMWNKIRTMITDPARERRTDPGDPEKCPVWDLHKVFNDDKEQHKEIIKGCTTAGIGCVQCKKMLMEHVKRVMEPIHERRRYYESHSENLRNIILAGAERAQILAQQTIDEIVNSIGFVPRG, from the coding sequence ATGGCAAAAAGAGTTTTCAGCGGCATGCGACCTACAGGAAAACTTCATTTGGGCCATTTGGCCGGGGCTCTAACAAATTGGGTGCGCCTTCAGAACGAATACGAATGTCTTTACTGTATTGTTGACTGGCATGCTTTGATGTCTGATTACGCAGATAGCAGCAGGATTCGAAAAAACTGCAAGGAGGTTCTTTTAGATTGGCTTGCGGCTGGTCTTGACCCTGAAAAGAGTACAATTTTTGTGCAGTCTCATGTTCCCCAGCATGCTGAGCTCCATTTGGCTTTATCCATGATAACCCCTCTTGGCTGGCTTCAGCGGAATCCAACCTACAAAGAGCAGATATTAAACATACAGAATAAAGACTTAGGTACCTATGCTTTTTTGGGTTATCCAGTTCTTATGGCATCAGATATTCTTCTTTACAAGGCAGAGATGGTTCCGGTAGGGGAGGATCAGAGCGCCCATCTTGAGATCAGTAGAGAGCTGGCCCGTCGTTTCAATAATTTTTATGGAGAAATACTCCCTGAGCCGCAAATGCTTTTGACACCGACTCCCAAGGTACCAGGTACAGACGGTCGAAAAATGAGCAAATCTTATGGAAACAGCATAGATATAGCTGACTCTCCAGAAGAAATGTGGAATAAGATTCGGACCATGATTACAGATCCCGCTAGAGAGCGCAGAACAGATCCTGGGGATCCGGAAAAATGCCCAGTCTGGGATCTGCACAAAGTTTTTAATGATGACAAGGAACAGCATAAAGAAATTATAAAAGGATGTACTACAGCGGGAATAGGGTGCGTTCAGTGTAAAAAAATGCTTATGGAGCATGTAAAGCGGGTGATGGAACCTATCCATGAGCGACGCCGATATTACGAATCCCATTCTGAGAACTTGAGGAATATCATACTGGCTGGCGCAGAAAGAGCACAGATTTTAGCTCAGCAAACCATCGACGAGATAGTAAATTCTATTGGTTTTGTCCCCAGGGGATAG
- a CDS encoding Nif3-like dinuclear metal center hexameric protein produces the protein MLVIDIINHINTFAPLSLAEPWDNVGLMVGSSQWRASKIGVALDPDVHVLEEARGEKCDCLVVHHPLIFSPLKTIDLESPVSLVIQKALEYGIAVISVHTNWDKAREGVNVQLARPLLKESFLPLLPMENSEGLGAWGSLLKPCSLQNLMVKLRNDWNLSWVTGYGEPDRIVKTAALCGGSGGDLWTAALDKGADVYITADMKYHQILDACSLGMALCVVDHGEMERYSLAALCRLMALSNLPVVQLKDKGPNRLQIE, from the coding sequence ATGCTAGTAATTGATATTATAAATCATATCAATACCTTTGCTCCCCTGAGTCTTGCAGAACCATGGGATAATGTTGGTCTTATGGTAGGAAGCTCGCAGTGGAGGGCTTCAAAAATAGGAGTGGCCCTGGATCCAGACGTACATGTTTTAGAAGAGGCTAGAGGTGAAAAATGTGATTGTCTCGTGGTGCATCACCCTCTTATTTTCTCGCCGCTGAAAACTATCGATCTTGAAAGCCCTGTCTCTCTGGTTATTCAGAAGGCCCTTGAGTATGGTATAGCTGTCATCAGCGTGCACACTAACTGGGACAAGGCGCGTGAAGGCGTTAATGTACAGCTTGCAAGACCTTTGCTGAAAGAGAGCTTTCTCCCTTTGCTTCCAATGGAAAACTCTGAGGGGCTTGGGGCATGGGGATCTTTGCTAAAACCTTGTTCCCTGCAAAATTTGATGGTTAAGCTTCGCAATGACTGGAATCTGTCATGGGTGACCGGATATGGGGAACCAGATAGAATTGTGAAGACTGCTGCCCTCTGCGGCGGATCCGGTGGTGATCTCTGGACTGCCGCCCTTGATAAGGGCGCTGACGTCTATATTACCGCTGACATGAAGTATCATCAGATCTTGGATGCATGCTCTTTGGGCATGGCCCTTTGTGTTGTGGATCACGGCGAAATGGAGCGATATTCGTTGGCCGCCCTTTGCAGGCTGATGGCCCTCTCTAATCTTCCTGTAGTACAACTTAAAGATAAAGGCCCTAACAGACTTCAAATCGAGTAA
- a CDS encoding phage holin family protein has product MGEGKLAEQITRLLTPVALAVFGGIAHGLNCKQEEFSWWFFFTGIITSAFVGICVFYVLDGVSIPQGFKSASIAISGYSSHEVLQVLKKRVLKSLAGRVERECSSGK; this is encoded by the coding sequence TTGGGCGAAGGAAAACTTGCAGAGCAAATAACGCGGCTCTTAACGCCGGTAGCACTCGCTGTTTTTGGAGGAATAGCTCACGGGCTTAATTGCAAGCAAGAAGAATTTTCGTGGTGGTTCTTTTTTACAGGAATTATCACCTCTGCTTTCGTAGGCATCTGTGTGTTTTACGTGCTCGATGGAGTCTCTATCCCTCAAGGATTCAAAAGTGCCTCAATTGCTATTTCTGGATATTCCTCTCATGAAGTTTTGCAAGTTCTCAAGAAGCGGGTTTTGAAATCTTTGGCAGGAAGGGTTGAGAGAGAATGTTCGAGCGGAAAATAA
- a CDS encoding YcbK family protein produces the protein MLSEHFSRTELACRCGCDRCDIKPKLLSLLEKIRSLVGTPIFINSGYRCPTHNKRIGGVPNSWHTQGVAADIRQAKYSNNVFHSKVLRAYKDGKLSELGGLGLYNGRIHVDVHKPKDGHLRQWRG, from the coding sequence ATGCTTTCAGAGCACTTTAGCAGAACTGAACTTGCATGCCGTTGTGGGTGTGATAGGTGCGATATCAAACCGAAACTCTTGAGCCTTTTAGAAAAAATCCGCTCCTTGGTAGGAACGCCAATCTTCATCAATTCCGGCTACCGTTGCCCTACGCATAACAAACGCATTGGCGGGGTTCCAAATAGCTGGCACACGCAGGGCGTAGCCGCGGATATTCGCCAAGCAAAATATTCTAACAATGTTTTTCATTCAAAGGTTCTTCGGGCATACAAAGATGGGAAACTTTCTGAATTGGGAGGACTCGGGCTTTATAACGGTCGTATACACGTAGATGTACACAAACCTAAAGACGGGCATTTGCGGCAGTGGAGAGGGTGA
- a CDS encoding DUF4376 domain-containing protein: protein MRRIIIPAGAMPAAEIEIPYSEQGEYTLFYAANRYIVVDSVGNCSTGIPDEMKLLEVLLTGKTGKHVIFAADEITGYEITDATEEDVLLFMRPKKLLEIASARWAEETAGISVNGLKIKTDRESQAMITGAALQEIDDPTYSCQWKTEGGFVTLVADEIKAVAKAVRAHVQACFDKEAVLIAQVEAVTTEEELNLIKW from the coding sequence ATGAGGAGAATCATTATCCCAGCAGGCGCTATGCCTGCGGCGGAAATAGAAATCCCCTATAGCGAGCAGGGGGAGTACACGCTTTTTTATGCAGCGAATAGATATATTGTTGTGGATTCCGTAGGCAATTGCTCTACTGGAATACCCGATGAAATGAAGCTTCTAGAAGTGCTTCTCACAGGCAAAACTGGAAAACACGTTATTTTTGCGGCAGATGAAATTACAGGGTATGAAATAACAGATGCAACGGAAGAAGATGTATTGCTCTTTATGAGGCCTAAAAAGCTACTTGAGATAGCAAGTGCACGTTGGGCAGAGGAAACAGCCGGTATCTCGGTAAACGGGCTAAAAATAAAAACTGATAGAGAGAGCCAGGCAATGATCACTGGTGCAGCCCTGCAGGAAATCGACGACCCTACGTACTCGTGTCAATGGAAAACAGAAGGCGGTTTTGTGACGCTTGTCGCAGACGAGATCAAAGCTGTTGCAAAGGCTGTAAGGGCACATGTTCAGGCCTGTTTTGATAAAGAGGCCGTATTGATAGCCCAAGTAGAAGCAGTTACTACAGAAGAGGAACTGAATCTAATCAAGTGGTAA
- a CDS encoding phage tail protein produces MAENFYTILTNTGKAKLANAQALGTTVQFSSIAVGDGSGNYYDPTESQTALKNEVWRGAINQIKTDSENPNWIVVEVVIPTTTGGFTVREAGIIDSEGDVIAIGKYPATYKPALAEGSGKDLYIRMILEVSNASAITLKIDPAVVLSTRGYVDDSISTHNIDSSAHNNLPYLKTSEVVVSPEPNKVLKLDAAGKLPGDITGNAATSSLAVNATYWNGRRLLDKASTTQPIGLVLVEPGGGAGFWDWVDLDGNPVMPPPGYFSSRPEYQISVSTVDDQAMVEISQFYFLVKTLPSGPYAGKQARFVNKTAFSGAKLHPAFLNGGVEISSFYIGAYEAFDDGGTKAGSSIKKPPLVIIDFPTMVSRCNARNASGVTGFSLINIYQIAAIQMLAHVEMGTTDSQSVFGRGNCDSLVPYASGGWALSTGYTNAIWRGIHELWGNTWCMVQGLENRDGAIWVWDSGGGKSFVNTGEVFPNSGYPTEMHVASGANFDLSALYLPKTTISSQDNGTYSDYFWITKDGTKVCYYGGGWYYGSQAGLFYLNLGTAASNSSSISGGRLAKV; encoded by the coding sequence ATGGCTGAAAACTTTTATACGATTTTAACAAATACGGGAAAAGCTAAACTGGCTAACGCCCAAGCACTTGGAACGACGGTGCAGTTTTCTTCCATAGCTGTTGGAGATGGATCTGGAAATTATTACGACCCTACTGAGTCACAAACGGCCCTTAAAAATGAGGTGTGGCGTGGGGCAATAAATCAGATAAAAACGGATAGTGAAAATCCCAACTGGATTGTTGTTGAAGTTGTGATTCCTACGACAACGGGAGGTTTTACAGTTCGGGAAGCTGGAATTATTGACTCGGAAGGCGATGTTATTGCCATAGGCAAATACCCGGCTACATACAAGCCAGCTTTGGCTGAGGGATCTGGAAAAGATCTTTATATTCGGATGATTTTAGAGGTGTCGAACGCGTCTGCAATTACGTTGAAGATTGACCCTGCTGTTGTGCTGTCAACGCGTGGGTATGTCGATGACAGTATTTCAACCCATAATATCGACTCCTCAGCTCACAATAACTTGCCCTACCTCAAAACCTCCGAGGTAGTGGTGTCTCCAGAACCGAACAAGGTTTTAAAGCTCGATGCGGCGGGGAAACTCCCAGGTGACATTACTGGCAATGCGGCCACATCAAGTCTTGCGGTAAATGCGACATACTGGAACGGCAGGCGCCTTCTAGACAAAGCTTCGACAACACAACCTATTGGCCTTGTCCTTGTTGAACCAGGCGGCGGAGCGGGTTTTTGGGATTGGGTGGATTTAGACGGTAACCCTGTAATGCCACCACCTGGGTATTTCTCAAGCCGGCCGGAATATCAGATCTCTGTATCTACGGTCGACGATCAGGCTATGGTGGAAATTTCCCAGTTTTATTTCCTGGTAAAAACGTTGCCATCTGGGCCATATGCAGGCAAGCAGGCTCGATTTGTCAACAAAACTGCTTTTTCTGGCGCAAAATTGCATCCAGCTTTTCTCAACGGTGGCGTAGAAATAAGTTCCTTTTATATAGGCGCTTATGAGGCTTTTGATGATGGCGGAACAAAAGCAGGCAGTAGCATAAAAAAACCGCCTCTCGTCATCATAGATTTTCCAACGATGGTATCACGGTGTAATGCACGAAATGCGAGTGGCGTAACGGGATTTTCACTCATAAACATCTATCAGATCGCTGCTATACAAATGCTAGCGCATGTAGAAATGGGAACAACAGACTCACAATCTGTTTTCGGCAGGGGAAATTGCGATTCGCTAGTGCCTTATGCCTCGGGCGGATGGGCGCTCAGCACCGGATATACAAATGCCATATGGCGAGGCATACACGAACTTTGGGGAAACACGTGGTGCATGGTGCAAGGGCTTGAAAATCGAGATGGAGCTATTTGGGTGTGGGATTCGGGAGGGGGCAAATCTTTTGTTAACACAGGGGAGGTTTTTCCCAATAGTGGGTATCCAACCGAGATGCATGTTGCTTCTGGGGCCAACTTTGATTTGAGCGCGTTATACCTTCCAAAGACTACTATTTCATCGCAAGACAATGGTACATACAGCGATTATTTCTGGATTACAAAAGATGGTACAAAGGTGTGCTACTACGGCGGCGGCTGGTACTATGGCTCGCAGGCTGGCCTGTTCTACCTGAATTTGGGCACCGCTGCGTCGAATTCGAGCAGCATCAGCGGTGGCCGTCTCGCAAAGGTTTAG
- a CDS encoding phage tail protein I, protein MVSAGLKDLIPGSIAEDPQVEAAVLALDGQLADINSHLIQTIILPRIDELSEAILDLLLWEFHITLDEGAGVAVSVEEKRDLVRRAVEIHRLKGTKAALLRIFEMLSMCGVISEWYEYGGEPYKFKVEILELSERGLDEQTYVLLERLIDEYKNVRSWLDELNVYLTVRGVVPKVAMASLFGEEITVYPYNVTEVESAVFWRWGIGAQVVETVTVYPL, encoded by the coding sequence ATGGTTAGTGCCGGGTTGAAAGATCTTATCCCTGGAAGCATTGCTGAAGATCCTCAGGTGGAAGCCGCGGTTTTAGCGTTAGATGGCCAACTTGCCGATATTAATTCCCATTTGATTCAAACCATCATCTTGCCGCGCATCGACGAGTTGTCTGAAGCGATTCTAGATTTATTACTGTGGGAGTTTCATATCACCCTTGATGAGGGTGCGGGGGTGGCCGTTTCGGTTGAAGAGAAAAGAGATCTTGTTCGAAGGGCTGTTGAGATACATCGTCTGAAAGGAACGAAAGCGGCGCTGCTTCGCATTTTCGAAATGCTCTCCATGTGTGGAGTTATTTCCGAATGGTATGAATACGGTGGGGAGCCGTACAAATTCAAGGTAGAGATTCTTGAGCTTAGCGAGCGTGGACTTGATGAGCAGACCTATGTGCTTTTAGAGCGACTAATAGATGAGTACAAGAACGTTCGTTCGTGGCTCGACGAGTTGAATGTATATCTTACTGTACGGGGTGTGGTTCCTAAAGTTGCAATGGCAAGCCTCTTTGGTGAAGAAATTACAGTTTATCCGTACAACGTGACGGAAGTTGAGAGTGCAGTATTTTGGCGATGGGGCATTGGAGCCCAAGTTGTTGAAACTGTTACGGTTTATCCGCTTTAG
- a CDS encoding baseplate assembly protein, whose amino-acid sequence MTLPNIDFTEKSTAEVEAEVFAKYEQTAGRILAKGDPVRLFLEAVAAVIAQQRVIIDFSAKQNLLAYSTGDYLDHLGDRQGVVRLPEQPSMATVRFSLPIAQTFAVSIPQGTRVTSGGSVFFATQEALEITPGATYVDAVVTCTQSGSIGNGFAIGQISKLVDPLPYISKVENITASTGGVDEESDDNFRLRIRQAMERYSVAGPRLAYDFWARTAHQGIIDVSVRSPAAGEVEIRPLMEGGELPSSEILDEVLSICSADDVRPLTDQVTVLAPEQITYSVDCTYFIDRVEAISISAIQAQVATAVGEYIAWQKAKLGRDINPSALIKRVMDAGAKRVEVSNPIYTALEAWQVAKENSVTINYGGLEDG is encoded by the coding sequence GTGACACTACCTAACATAGATTTTACGGAAAAATCTACAGCCGAGGTAGAGGCTGAGGTTTTTGCGAAATATGAACAAACAGCAGGCCGGATTCTCGCAAAGGGGGATCCGGTCAGACTTTTCTTGGAGGCTGTGGCGGCTGTTATAGCGCAACAGCGTGTAATCATTGATTTTTCAGCGAAGCAAAATTTGCTGGCTTATTCTACAGGAGATTATCTCGATCATTTGGGTGACAGGCAGGGGGTGGTGAGGCTTCCTGAACAGCCGTCAATGGCCACAGTCCGTTTTTCGTTGCCCATAGCTCAAACATTCGCCGTTTCTATACCTCAGGGAACTCGCGTCACTTCGGGTGGCAGTGTCTTTTTCGCAACGCAGGAAGCCCTCGAAATAACCCCAGGAGCAACGTATGTTGACGCTGTCGTTACCTGTACCCAGAGCGGTTCAATCGGGAATGGTTTTGCAATAGGGCAGATCAGTAAACTGGTGGATCCTCTTCCGTATATCTCAAAAGTGGAAAATATAACTGCTTCCACGGGTGGTGTTGATGAAGAATCAGATGATAATTTTAGATTGCGTATAAGGCAAGCTATGGAAAGGTACTCTGTTGCAGGGCCTCGACTTGCCTATGATTTCTGGGCACGTACTGCACACCAGGGAATAATTGACGTGTCGGTAAGATCTCCTGCTGCGGGAGAAGTTGAAATAAGGCCGTTGATGGAGGGAGGGGAACTCCCCAGTTCCGAAATACTTGATGAGGTTTTGAGTATTTGCTCAGCTGACGATGTGCGACCGCTGACAGATCAGGTGACCGTTTTAGCCCCGGAGCAAATTACCTATTCCGTTGACTGCACATATTTCATAGATCGCGTAGAAGCTATCTCTATTTCTGCGATACAGGCTCAGGTGGCAACTGCCGTAGGGGAATATATTGCATGGCAGAAAGCGAAATTGGGCAGAGATATTAACCCCTCGGCGCTTATCAAGCGTGTGATGGATGCCGGGGCAAAGCGGGTCGAAGTGTCAAACCCTATATATACAGCGTTAGAAGCGTGGCAAGTAGCTAAAGAAAACAGCGTGACCATCAATTACGGAGGGCTCGAAGATGGTTAG
- a CDS encoding GPW/gp25 family protein, producing MEYEVIGAQGAIDFGPKTEVAEVLQNIRTILTTMKYSVPLDREFGLSATMLDEPIPKAQAALSAEIVSAIQKFEPRAKVTFVGFVESDHYDGILIPKVKVRIRDTT from the coding sequence ATGGAATATGAGGTGATCGGAGCACAAGGTGCAATTGATTTTGGGCCTAAAACGGAGGTTGCAGAAGTTTTACAAAACATTCGTACTATCCTCACTACGATGAAATATTCTGTTCCACTTGATCGCGAATTTGGACTCAGTGCAACCATGCTTGACGAGCCAATACCCAAGGCTCAGGCGGCGTTGTCAGCTGAAATTGTTAGCGCAATTCAAAAGTTTGAACCCAGAGCGAAAGTAACGTTTGTAGGTTTCGTTGAAAGCGACCATTATGACGGCATTCTAATTCCGAAAGTGAAGGTGAGAATTCGTGACACTACCTAA
- a CDS encoding phage tail protein: MIGYLGDVVFETSADKVRTPENFQRQGDARFGTHEVAGQKPVLEFMGPGLDSVTMTISLRASLGVNPRGEIGRLRDMRDDGIYAPLILAGRPLGTFVIESINETWSQIDNHGHLLRATVDLTLREYVEE; encoded by the coding sequence ATGATAGGCTACCTTGGAGATGTGGTTTTTGAAACGTCAGCCGATAAAGTGAGAACCCCTGAAAACTTTCAAAGGCAAGGTGATGCGCGATTTGGCACGCACGAAGTGGCAGGCCAAAAGCCTGTATTGGAGTTTATGGGGCCAGGTTTAGATTCAGTTACGATGACAATTTCTCTTAGGGCCTCTCTAGGTGTAAATCCACGGGGTGAAATAGGTAGGTTGCGCGACATGAGAGACGATGGCATTTATGCACCTCTCATTTTAGCTGGAAGACCGTTGGGGACATTTGTTATAGAGAGCATAAACGAAACATGGTCACAAATTGATAATCATGGACATTTACTTCGGGCTACTGTTGATTTGACTTTACGCGAATATGTGGAGGAATAA
- a CDS encoding phage baseplate assembly protein V, whose protein sequence is MFDYYQALMDIEERLNNILRVGTISSANAEEGTVRVLFRDKDSMVSYDLPVLVRQTLRNKDYFIPDVGEQVLCVFLPNGMEQGFCLGAMYNAKDKPTIGDPNKRRIDFEDGTWIEHDRSSGATTVHSTGDIVIESESYITLQAPRIDLNP, encoded by the coding sequence ATGTTCGACTATTATCAAGCCCTCATGGATATAGAGGAACGACTAAATAATATTTTGCGTGTAGGGACGATTTCATCAGCTAATGCCGAAGAAGGCACCGTTCGAGTGCTTTTCCGTGATAAAGACAGCATGGTAAGCTACGATTTACCTGTTCTAGTGAGGCAGACCTTGCGCAATAAAGACTATTTTATACCCGATGTTGGAGAGCAAGTGTTATGCGTTTTTTTGCCCAATGGTATGGAACAAGGTTTCTGTCTAGGGGCTATGTATAACGCAAAAGACAAGCCAACGATCGGTGACCCCAATAAACGCCGCATAGATTTTGAGGATGGTACATGGATTGAGCATGATCGTAGCAGTGGAGCTACGACGGTGCATTCCACAGGAGATATCGTAATTGAGAGCGAAAGTTATATAACGCTTCAGGCACCTCGAATTGATTTAAACCCTTAA